The Candidatus Neomarinimicrobiota bacterium genome includes a region encoding these proteins:
- a CDS encoding response regulator translates to MSKKILLIDDDTDLINIYKPFLQKNGFEVEAAYNSEEGKKLFKSFKPDVVFADLVMEHFDSGFVLCHWMENQPERKNAHVVIFTSTGHETGYRFSTQTSEEKNWINADDYLEKPISPNDLLQYIKDKVLKES, encoded by the coding sequence ATGAGCAAAAAAATACTCTTGATTGATGACGATACCGACCTGATTAACATCTATAAGCCCTTTCTCCAAAAAAATGGTTTTGAAGTTGAAGCGGCTTATAACAGTGAAGAAGGGAAAAAACTCTTCAAATCTTTTAAACCCGATGTGGTCTTTGCCGATCTGGTCATGGAACACTTTGATTCGGGATTTGTTCTCTGCCACTGGATGGAAAATCAGCCGGAGCGTAAAAACGCCCATGTAGTGATTTTTACATCTACGGGGCACGAAACAGGATACCGCTTTTCCACACAGACATCGGAAGAAAAAAACTGGATCAATGCCGATGATTATCTGGAAAAACCCATTTCTCCCAATGACCTTTTGCAGTACATTAAGGATAAAGTACTGAAAGAATCGTGA
- a CDS encoding cyclic nucleotide-binding domain-containing protein: MTQKYIQQLKEYAFFRDLSLDEIKTFYPFMELHQVPKGEMIIREGDKGNFMFLLLEGEVEISQPLTLPMSPGARDTREKAFIRLTHENHPFIGEMSLIQPNVPRSANVKAVKPCIIGIFKNSDLETLAEKYPHIGAVIMKNIACKLANDLRTANQNVLKLTTALSIIMD; this comes from the coding sequence ATGACACAAAAATATATCCAGCAATTAAAAGAATACGCCTTTTTCCGGGATTTATCCCTGGATGAGATCAAGACCTTTTACCCCTTTATGGAGTTGCATCAGGTCCCGAAAGGCGAGATGATCATCCGGGAGGGTGACAAAGGGAATTTCATGTTTCTCCTGCTTGAGGGTGAAGTTGAAATCTCCCAGCCCCTTACGTTGCCAATGTCCCCCGGAGCCCGGGATACACGGGAAAAGGCCTTCATCCGCCTGACTCATGAGAACCACCCTTTTATCGGTGAAATGAGCCTGATTCAGCCGAATGTTCCCCGAAGCGCCAATGTAAAAGCCGTGAAACCGTGTATCATCGGTATTTTTAAAAATTCCGACCTGGAAACACTGGCGGAAAAATATCCCCACATCGGTGCCGTTATTATGAAAAACATTGCCTGTAAACTGGCCAATGACCTGAGGACAGCCAATCAGAACGTGCTTAAATTAACAACGGCGCTGAGCATTATTATGGACTGA
- a CDS encoding response regulator: MKILDARILIIDAEAEVVEFLKNHLGNHHVIESTGSGIEGIAKGSSSEYDIYFISMSLPDISGRDVLHAIRKVHEEAICIMMSANPSIDSAVQTTQMGAYNYISKPFDPEKIIPMIHRALERRWYILEARRLREERENNLAELSVDKSRLFTVINSIDDGILVINQNKEIIFYNPRFLQLIDTDRQILIGDSMFRYLPQSLQKQICEILRKAESEGKTGAIKQELVIKPPLELVVMANTAPVLGENGQCLGVVSVLRDITEMKQLEQSKSRFVNMVAHELKAPLAAIHSYLKMILDNALGDDIVTYNTYMKRSLERTEALMELISDLMNIFRMDSKAVKRNLENVEVAELLESTVELFKPQMEEREISVNLTLKHGLFVKADPEEIRRVFTNLISNSIKYNKYEGSIDIACVEDGRWVKVSVKDTGIGMTPDEKDRLFQEFFRAKNKFTRDITGTGLGLTILKKIVDEYAGRITVDTEYGKGSTFTVYLPRVER; this comes from the coding sequence GTGAAAATACTCGATGCCCGTATCCTGATTATTGATGCTGAAGCCGAGGTGGTGGAATTCTTGAAAAACCACCTGGGGAATCATCATGTCATTGAGTCCACAGGAAGCGGGATAGAAGGGATTGCCAAAGGTTCCTCCTCAGAATATGATATATATTTCATCAGCATGTCCCTGCCCGATATCAGCGGCAGGGATGTGTTGCATGCCATTCGGAAAGTCCATGAAGAGGCCATCTGCATCATGATGTCTGCTAATCCGTCCATTGACTCGGCAGTGCAGACAACCCAGATGGGCGCCTACAATTACATTTCCAAACCCTTTGATCCTGAAAAAATTATTCCCATGATTCATCGGGCGCTGGAACGGCGCTGGTATATTCTGGAAGCCCGGCGCCTGCGGGAAGAACGGGAAAACAACCTGGCGGAACTCAGTGTGGATAAGTCCCGCCTTTTTACCGTCATTAATTCCATCGATGACGGGATTCTGGTTATCAATCAGAATAAAGAGATTATTTTTTACAATCCCCGTTTTCTTCAGCTGATTGATACGGACCGTCAAATCCTCATCGGGGATTCCATGTTCCGATATTTGCCCCAATCCCTGCAAAAACAGATTTGTGAAATCCTCCGGAAAGCTGAATCCGAGGGTAAAACCGGTGCCATCAAACAGGAACTGGTGATTAAACCGCCTTTGGAGTTGGTGGTAATGGCTAATACGGCCCCTGTTCTCGGGGAAAACGGCCAGTGTCTCGGCGTTGTATCGGTCCTTCGGGATATAACTGAAATGAAACAACTGGAACAGTCCAAATCCCGCTTTGTGAACATGGTGGCTCACGAGCTGAAAGCTCCGCTGGCAGCTATCCACAGTTATCTGAAAATGATTTTAGACAATGCGCTGGGTGATGATATTGTTACTTATAATACCTATATGAAGCGTTCCCTGGAACGGACCGAAGCCCTCATGGAGTTGATCAGCGATCTGATGAATATTTTCCGGATGGATTCCAAGGCCGTGAAACGGAACCTGGAAAATGTGGAAGTAGCCGAGCTTCTGGAAAGCACCGTAGAATTGTTTAAACCCCAGATGGAAGAACGGGAAATCAGCGTGAATCTAACTCTGAAACACGGACTCTTTGTCAAGGCCGATCCCGAGGAAATCCGGCGGGTTTTTACCAATTTGATCTCCAATTCCATCAAATACAATAAATACGAGGGCAGTATCGATATTGCCTGTGTGGAAGACGGCCGCTGGGTGAAAGTCTCCGTAAAAGATACCGGTATCGGCATGACACCCGACGAAAAAGACCGCCTGTTTCAGGAATTCTTCCGGGCGAAAAACAAATTCACCCGGGATATTACCGGCACCGGTCTGGGACTGACTATCCTGAAAAAAATTGTGGATGAATACGCAGGTCGCATCACCGTGGATACGGAATATGGGAAGGGAAGCACGTTTACGGTATATCTGCCGAGAGTTGAGAGGTGA